The proteins below come from a single Halomonas binhaiensis genomic window:
- a CDS encoding cupin domain-containing protein, with the protein MSAYDSPIALLGGLSANDFLRDVWQQKPLLIRGAFPDFESPLSPDELAGLACEDNIEARLVEEQGPDGPWQVSHGPFDDATFARLPEHDWSLLVQAVDHYVPDVAALLEHFHFLPRWRLDDIMISYAPPGGSVGPHVDQYDVFLLQASGQRHWQLGGKVADDAPIISGIDLRILETFDIEPEHDWVLEPGDMLYLPPGWAHHGVSQSDDCMTISVGFRAPSADEAITSFADYLGERQPASHRYGDPGMAPPRDPGELDDEAVQRMRSLILDTLDDPAQLAQWFGRVMTQPKYVDQLVPSETPAEVDDLVAALQEGEQLERSPGSRFAWRALENGLATLFVDGDGHDCDLNLARTLASLDPVDAELLGLPGAPQLLTQLLDAGSLTWLDEDYADEEDDQDEDHE; encoded by the coding sequence ATGTCCGCCTACGACTCTCCTATCGCCCTGCTTGGCGGTCTGTCCGCCAATGATTTTCTGCGCGATGTCTGGCAGCAGAAACCGTTGCTCATCCGGGGAGCTTTCCCTGACTTCGAAAGCCCTCTATCCCCAGACGAACTGGCAGGACTGGCCTGCGAAGACAATATCGAAGCTCGCCTGGTCGAGGAGCAAGGTCCCGATGGCCCATGGCAAGTCAGCCATGGCCCTTTTGACGATGCCACCTTCGCCCGACTGCCAGAACACGACTGGAGCCTGCTGGTCCAGGCAGTGGATCATTATGTACCGGATGTCGCGGCACTGTTGGAGCATTTCCACTTCCTACCGCGTTGGCGCCTGGACGACATCATGATCAGTTACGCGCCACCGGGGGGCAGTGTCGGTCCTCACGTCGACCAGTACGATGTATTCCTGCTGCAGGCCAGCGGCCAGCGCCACTGGCAACTGGGCGGCAAAGTCGCCGATGATGCTCCCATCATTTCTGGCATTGACCTGCGCATTCTCGAAACCTTCGATATCGAACCTGAACATGACTGGGTGCTGGAACCGGGTGACATGCTCTACCTGCCACCCGGCTGGGCCCACCATGGTGTCAGTCAGTCCGATGACTGCATGACAATTTCCGTGGGCTTTCGCGCGCCTTCCGCCGATGAGGCCATCACCTCCTTTGCCGACTATCTTGGCGAGCGCCAACCGGCCTCCCATCGCTATGGCGACCCAGGCATGGCTCCTCCCCGGGACCCCGGCGAACTGGATGATGAAGCCGTTCAGCGCATGCGTTCGTTGATTCTCGACACCCTGGATGACCCTGCGCAACTGGCTCAGTGGTTCGGTCGCGTCATGACTCAGCCCAAGTATGTAGATCAACTGGTGCCCAGCGAGACACCTGCCGAGGTGGACGACCTTGTTGCTGCACTACAGGAAGGCGAACAACTCGAGCGCTCCCCTGGCTCTCGTTTTGCCTGGCGCGCACTGGAGAATGGTCTGGCGACGCTGTTCGTCGATGGCGATGGACATGACTGTGATCTTAATCTGGCCCGCACCCTGGCAAGCCTCGACCCTGTCGATGCAGAACTGCTCGGTCTTCCCGGCGCACCTCAGTTGCTGACCCAGTTGCTGGACGCCGGAAGCCTCACCTGGCTGGATGAAGATTACGCTGATGAAGAGGACGATCAGGACGAAGATCATGAATGA